In the Pungitius pungitius chromosome 5, fPunPun2.1, whole genome shotgun sequence genome, one interval contains:
- the dynll1 gene encoding dynein light chain 1, cytoplasmic, translating into MSERKAVIKNADMSEDMQQDAVECATQALEKYNIEKDIAAYIKKEFDKKYNPTWHCIVGRNFGSYVTHETKHFIYFYLGQVAILLFKSG; encoded by the exons ATGTCTGAGAGAAAGGCAGTGATCAAAAATGCCGACATGTCGGAGGACATGCAGCAGGACGCCGTTGAGTGTGCTACGCAGGCCCTGGAGAAGTACAACATCGAGAAAGACATAGCTGCATACATCAAAAAG gAGTTTGACAAGAAATACAATCCAACCTGGCACTGCATTGTTGGGAGGAACTTTGGCAGCTACGTGACTCATGAGACCAAGCATTTCATCTACTTCTACTTGGGTCAGGTGGCCATTCTGCTGTTCAAGTCCGGCTGA